In Nocardioides nitrophenolicus, the genomic window CCCCTCGCACCCGGCAGGCGGTGGTGACCATCCGCGAGCTGCTCGCCGGCCGCAGCCCGCTCGGCACGCCGTACGCCGCCGAGGGCTGGTCCGCGCAGGCCGTGCTGCGTGACGCGCACCCCACGCCGATCTACGTCGGCGGCCTCGGCCCCCGGATGCTGGCCGTCGCGGGAGCCCACGCCGACGGCGCGCTCTCGCTGTGCCTGCCTCCGCGCCACGTCCGCGCCGTCACCCACCAGATCGCCGAGGCGAACTCCGCCGCCGGGCGCACGATGGCGGACTTCGACCTCGCGGCCTGCGTCTGGGCCTCGATCTCCGACGACCGCGCCGCCGCCCGGCGGATCCTGGCCGCGCACATCGCCGAGTACAGCGGCTCGCTGGCCCCCGCCGCGCTCACTGCCAACGGCCTCGACGTCGCCGAGTTCGAGCACACCCAGTCCCTGATGGACCAGGGCCGGGTCGAGGAGGCGATCGACTCGGTCACCGACGCCATGCTCGGCCTCGGCATCGTCGGCGGCGTCGACGACGTGATCGAGCAGTGCGGCCAGCTGATCGACTCCGGCGTCCGCCACATCTCCTTCGGCCCACCCATGGGCACCGACCCGATCGGCGCGCTGCGCCTGATCGGCGAGAAGGTCCTGCCCGCACTCCGCGCCCAGTTCGACGCCTGAACGAAAGAGAGAACGACCATGATCGTCATCCACGGGGGAGTCCTCATCGAGCCGGACCACGTCGACGAGGTGGCCCGCGTCGCCGTCGGCTTCGAGGCCGCCTCGCGCGCCGAGGCGGGCTGCGTCGAGTACCAGCTCTCCTGGCGGGTCGGCCCGTCGGCGAGCCTGCGGCTGCTCGAGATCTGGGAGGACGAGGCGAGCTATCTCGCCCACACCGAGGCCGAGCACACCAAGGAGTGGTCGGCGTACGTGTCCACGGTGGCGGCCGGCGCGCCCGCGTTCACGAGGTACGAGCTCGAGGGCTGAGCCGGCCGGCTCCGGCGTACGGAACGAGGCCGGGGCGAGAGATCAGCGCGCGGCGCCGCGGAGGAGGAGATCGACGAGGTCGACGAGACGCTCGCGCAGGTCGAACGGCGGCCTCCCCGGACCGATCCAGGCTCGCACGATCGCGAAGTAGCTCGTCGCCATGGTCATGCCGACCAGGGCGGGCTCGACGCCGGGCCGGAGCTCGGCGCGCCGACGGTCGAGGACGCTGGTGAACTCATGGGTCAACGGGTGGTCGTCGAGGAGGTCGAGCGCGACCACCGCGGCGCCGATGAGGGCGGTGGTCTCCCGCCGCGACGTCGCGCTGATCGTGGCGAGCTCCTGCATGATCGCGCAGAGCTCGTCGCGCAGTGAGCCGTCGGCCGTCGTCGGCGCGAGGGCGTGGAAGGCGCGCTTCCGGCGGCGGGCGGACCACTCGTCGAGGAAGGCGGACTTCCGCTCGAAGTAGTTGAACACCGACGTCCGGGCGACGTCGGCGCGGACCGCGATGTCCTCCATGGTGGTGGACTCGTAGCCCTGCTCGACGAAGAGCTCGATGGCGGCCTCGAAGACGCGGTCGCGTCGCTGGCCGCGGCGCCGGGCGCGCGCGGTCTCGGTGGGTCCGGCGGCGTCTGCCGGGACCGCCCTGTGCGCGGGCATCGGTTCTCGCCTCCTGGTGACAGCCGAGGTACGTGCCGCGTATGCTGCCAGAACTTGAACTCCGGTTCAAACTTGGCTGTGGATGCAAAGCAGGGAGGTGGGGCCGTGACTCTCGAGACCCCCGCGCGGCCCGCGCTGACCGGCGAGCTGTACCTCCGACGGCTGCTGGCCGCCCGCGACGTCACCCAGGCGCTGCAGATCGCGACCGACCATGTGGCGAGGCTGCTGGGATGTCCGGTCTCCTGGGCCGGGCTGGTCGAAGGGGACTACCTGGTCATGGGTGCCCACCACGGCGTCGAGTCGACGGAGATGGCGGCCGCCTGGCGGCTGAGGGTGGGCGAGGGGATCGGTGGCCGGGTCGCCCTCGAGCGCCGGCCGCAGATGAGCCGCGACTATCGGCATGACTCGCGGCGGGTGCCGTTGATGAAGCGCCTCATCGACAACGAGGGCATCCAGGCGACCCTCATCGTGCCGATCCTGGTCGCGGAGACCACGCTGGGAGTGCTGTACGCCGCGCATCGTCACCCCTACCCGTGGACCGAGGCCGAGCAGGACGCCCTCGAGCAGATCGCCCACGACCTCGGGGTCCGGCTGCGCCAGCTCGACGTCGACGGCGGGAGGCAACGGCTGGCCGACCGCGCGGAGCGTCGCTCGTCGCTGGCCAGGCTCAACATGGAGGCGTCCGCGCGGCTCGCGGGCAATCTCGCCCACCATGCCGATGCCGGGCTGGCGCTGGACCTCCTCGCCCGGGAGGTCGGCGGCTGCGTCGAGCTGCGACAGCCGGACGGGACGCTGATCCGCACGTCGGGTGAGCTCGGCGACGGCAACCCCCGGGTCATCGTGCGCGCCGTCCTCCCCGAGTGCGACGACCTGACCGTGGTCGTCGTCCACACCCGCGAGCCGGACGAGGACGCCCGGGCGTTCATCGACCTGTGCGTCGGCCTCTTCCGGCTGCAGCTCCTGCGGGTCAGCGAACGCGAGAGGACGACCGAACGGCTCCGGGGCGGCCTGTTCGACGACCTGCTCGAGGGCCGGGTGGGCGAGCCCGAGGCGTTCCGCGAGCGGATGGCCCTGATGGGGATCGCCGTGGCCGCGGGTGCCCATGTGGTCGTGGCCGGCCTGCGCGACAGCCCGGACGACCTGGTCCGCCCCGAGCGGTTGGAGCGCCCCCTGCGCGCCGCGGTCCCGGGCGTCGTGACGGCGCGTCGTGGCAACCGCCTGGTGGCCATCGTCCCCGCTCCAGGGCGGCCCGCCGGCGACCTCCGCGCACGGATCGGCTCCGTCCTCGAGCGGGCGGAGGGCGCGTGGATCGCCGGCCTGGGGCGCGGGTGCGTCGAGCTGCTCGACTGCTCGACGTCGTACGACGAGGCCCGCGCGGCCTGCGAGCTGATGATCCGCGGCGACGTCGACGGTCCGGTCGTCACGGCTCATGAGCTGGGGATCCTCGGCATGGCCAGCCTGCCGGCGGCCCACCTGCGGACGACGGTGCTCGACGTGCTCGGCCCGGTGCTGGAGCTCGACGCGCGCCGCGGCACCGACTTCCTGCTGACCCTGCGGGCCTACCTGGCCCACGACCGGCACCTCCCGGACACCGCGGCCGCCCTCCATGTCCACTACAACACCGTGCGGAACCGGATCGCCAGGATCGAGGCGACCCTGGGTGTCGACATGCGCGACGTCGACGACCGGTTCCGGCTCGAGACGGCGCTGCGCATGCATGCGCTCAGCGAGGCGCTCGGGCACACGGTGCCCGACTCGGTGCGCGACTCGGTGCGCGACGCGGCTCCGGGTGGGCGCCCGCGCGCGGTCGGCGCTGTCGCGCCGTGACAGTGTCGGGCCCGGATTCTGTCGGGGGCTGATCTGGGTGACGGCCGTCACAGGGCCGGAAGGTGGGCTCACCACCCACCGAGCAAGGAGCCCTGCGATGGCCGAGATCCCCTACACCCGCGGACTGCACCGACTCACCGACCACTGCCACGCGTGGCTGGTGCCCGACGGGACCTGGGGATGGAGCAATGCGGGCCTCGTCGTCGGTGACGGCGAGTCGCTGCTGGTCGACACGCTGTTCGACCTCGCGTTGACGCGGGAGATGCTGGCCGGGCTGGCCGGGGTCACCCGCGAGAGCCCGATCCGCTACCTCGTCAACACCCACGCCAACGGTGACCACTGGTTCGGCAACGAGCTGGTCGCCGACGCCGAGATCATCGCCTCGGCCCAGACCGCCGACGAGATGTCGTCGAACGGCCCGGACCTGATCACCGGCCTGCTCGCCCAGCAGGGACCCGCCGGAGACTTCGCGCGACACATCTTCGAGCCGTTCCGCTTCGACGACATCACGCCGACGCCGGCGACCCGCACCTTCGAGGACGAGCTGCGTCTCGACGTCGGGGGCAAGGAGGTCCGGGTCATCAAGCTCGGCCCGGCCCACACCGAGGGCGACAGCGTCGTCTTCGTCCCGGAGGACCGCGTGCTGTACGCCGGCGACCTCCTCTTCATCGGTGGTACGCCGATCAGCTGGGCCGGGCCCATCTCGGGGTGGGTCGCCGCGTGCGACCGCATGCTCGCCCTGGACCCCGTCGCCGTCGTTCCCGGACACGGCCCGGTGATCCCCGCGGCGCGGATCCACGAGGTGCGGGACTACCTGGTCTTCGTCGAGGACGAGGCCACCCGGCGCTACGAGGCGGGCATGTCGCCCGAGGACGCCATGCGGGACATCGCCCTGGGCCGCTTCGACGCGCTCGACGAGAAGGGCCGCATCGCGCAGAACGTGCTCGCCGTCTACTACGAGCTGGACCCCGGCCTGGAGCGCGTCGACACCCTCGAGGTCATCCGGCGCATCGCCGATCTGGAGGGCTACCGGGCCTAGGCCCGCGCCCGGGGCTGTCACGGCGTGACAGCGGAGGGCGCGCTTTCTGTGGGGCGGCGCTCTGGTGACCGCCGTCACAGCCCGTGAAGGTGGTCACGACGCGGACCGAACGTCCGCCCACCGACCGATACGAGCCGACGAGGAAGGAGGACCAGCACCGATGAGGCTCACGACGTTCAGCAGCGGCGGCACCAGCCACACCGGCGTGGTGGACGCCGGTGTCGCGGTCAGTCTCGGACTGGCCTCCGGCGGCGACCCGCGATTCGCGAGCCTTCTCGCTCTCGTCCGTGGCGGCGACTCGGCGCTGGCGGATGCGCGTGAGCTCGCCGTCTCGCACCCGGTGCGGGCGGCGTACGACGTCGACGACGTCACCGTGCGGGCGCCGTTGCCCGTCCCGACCGGGGTGCGGCACTGGACCCGGACCGGCGCGGCAGAGGCCGCCGCTCCCGACACGCCGGCGAAGGGCCCGGGCGACCCGGTCACCCCGAACGCCGACGGCCGCGTCGCCGTGGCGATCGCCGCCGTGGTCGACTCCTCCGCCCGGATCTTCGGCTGCACCGTCCTCGGTGGAGCACAGGGACCGTTCGTCGTCACGGTGGATGCTCTCGACCCGGACCTCGCCCGCGTGGTCGAGGTCCGGGTCAACGGTGTCCACCACGCACGGTCCGCCGTCCCGGACGCCCGCGGCCACCTGGACCGGGCGTTCGCCGGCCTCGGCGCGATCCGCCCGCTGCGCGCCGGGGAGCTCGTCGTGGTCGACCTCACGGCCGACCTCCCGCCCGGGCAGTGCGTGCTCCGCGACGGCGACGAGATCGAGCTCGAGGTGACCGGCCTCGGCGTCCTCCGCAACCGCATCCAGATCCTCCCCTGACCGACCATCCACCGAAGGCCACGAAAGGCAGCACCATGACCAGGCTTGTCGACCTCTCCCGCACCCTCGACCCCGCCAACCGCGAGCTCGTCCCCGAGGCCTACAAGGCGCTCGAGACCGTGCTCGCGCCCAAGATCGAGTATCTCCACCCCAGCGACCGCGGCCGCGACCGGATGACCGAGATCTTCGGCTGCGAGGGCCACGAGCTCCCCAACGGCGAGGGCTGGGGCGAGGACTGGCTCACTGAGATGAACACCCACTGCGGCACCCACGTCGACGCCCCGCTCCACAGCGGCAGCCTGATCGAGGGCAAGCAGGCCCGCACGA contains:
- a CDS encoding helix-turn-helix domain-containing protein encodes the protein MTLETPARPALTGELYLRRLLAARDVTQALQIATDHVARLLGCPVSWAGLVEGDYLVMGAHHGVESTEMAAAWRLRVGEGIGGRVALERRPQMSRDYRHDSRRVPLMKRLIDNEGIQATLIVPILVAETTLGVLYAAHRHPYPWTEAEQDALEQIAHDLGVRLRQLDVDGGRQRLADRAERRSSLARLNMEASARLAGNLAHHADAGLALDLLAREVGGCVELRQPDGTLIRTSGELGDGNPRVIVRAVLPECDDLTVVVVHTREPDEDARAFIDLCVGLFRLQLLRVSERERTTERLRGGLFDDLLEGRVGEPEAFRERMALMGIAVAAGAHVVVAGLRDSPDDLVRPERLERPLRAAVPGVVTARRGNRLVAIVPAPGRPAGDLRARIGSVLERAEGAWIAGLGRGCVELLDCSTSYDEARAACELMIRGDVDGPVVTAHELGILGMASLPAAHLRTTVLDVLGPVLELDARRGTDFLLTLRAYLAHDRHLPDTAAALHVHYNTVRNRIARIEATLGVDMRDVDDRFRLETALRMHALSEALGHTVPDSVRDSVRDAAPGGRPRAVGAVAP
- a CDS encoding MBL fold metallo-hydrolase, with the translated sequence MAEIPYTRGLHRLTDHCHAWLVPDGTWGWSNAGLVVGDGESLLVDTLFDLALTREMLAGLAGVTRESPIRYLVNTHANGDHWFGNELVADAEIIASAQTADEMSSNGPDLITGLLAQQGPAGDFARHIFEPFRFDDITPTPATRTFEDELRLDVGGKEVRVIKLGPAHTEGDSVVFVPEDRVLYAGDLLFIGGTPISWAGPISGWVAACDRMLALDPVAVVPGHGPVIPAARIHEVRDYLVFVEDEATRRYEAGMSPEDAMRDIALGRFDALDEKGRIAQNVLAVYYELDPGLERVDTLEVIRRIADLEGYRA
- a CDS encoding fumarylacetoacetate hydrolase family protein; its protein translation is MRLTTFSSGGTSHTGVVDAGVAVSLGLASGGDPRFASLLALVRGGDSALADARELAVSHPVRAAYDVDDVTVRAPLPVPTGVRHWTRTGAAEAAAPDTPAKGPGDPVTPNADGRVAVAIAAVVDSSARIFGCTVLGGAQGPFVVTVDALDPDLARVVEVRVNGVHHARSAVPDARGHLDRAFAGLGAIRPLRAGELVVVDLTADLPPGQCVLRDGDEIELEVTGLGVLRNRIQILP
- a CDS encoding LLM class flavin-dependent oxidoreductase, translated to MTPIFSARVGGQTGAPGVLGVVEKAIAAEEAGFDQVWTGNDFLGEPGVVALAAIAMRTTRIKFGSGVLDPVSLHPGQIAQIATGLQELSGGRFLLGIGAGSDVYFARAGITPALKAAPRTRQAVVTIRELLAGRSPLGTPYAAEGWSAQAVLRDAHPTPIYVGGLGPRMLAVAGAHADGALSLCLPPRHVRAVTHQIAEANSAAGRTMADFDLAACVWASISDDRAAARRILAAHIAEYSGSLAPAALTANGLDVAEFEHTQSLMDQGRVEEAIDSVTDAMLGLGIVGGVDDVIEQCGQLIDSGVRHISFGPPMGTDPIGALRLIGEKVLPALRAQFDA
- a CDS encoding TetR/AcrR family transcriptional regulator — protein: MPAHRAVPADAAGPTETARARRRGQRRDRVFEAAIELFVEQGYESTTMEDIAVRADVARTSVFNYFERKSAFLDEWSARRRKRAFHALAPTTADGSLRDELCAIMQELATISATSRRETTALIGAAVVALDLLDDHPLTHEFTSVLDRRRAELRPGVEPALVGMTMATSYFAIVRAWIGPGRPPFDLRERLVDLVDLLLRGAAR
- a CDS encoding putative quinol monooxygenase → MIVIHGGVLIEPDHVDEVARVAVGFEAASRAEAGCVEYQLSWRVGPSASLRLLEIWEDEASYLAHTEAEHTKEWSAYVSTVAAGAPAFTRYELEG